The Streptomyces achromogenes DNA segment GGACGAGTTGAAGTCTGCGGGCGCGAGCGCGTACAACAACGACAACGGGGCCTCCTTGGACCGCTCGGTCAGGTTCACACCACCGAGCTACCGTGTTCGAATTCCGCGGGGCGGGCGACGGCCGGTGGGCCGGCGACGGGCGTCGGTTCGCAGGTGGTCCGCACCGGCCCCGCCCGCTACCCGGCTGGAGGCATGACGATGACGCTTCCGCTGACCTGCGGCCTCTTGGCGCTAGCCTGGCGACCTGCCGCCTCACAGCGTCGAAGGAGTGCCCCGCATGGAGATCGTGTCGTCCCGGAAGATCACCACGTTTCTGATGTTCGAGGGGAACGCCGAAGACGCGATGACCTTCTACATCTCGCTCTTCGATGACGCCGAGGTGGTCAGCATCAGCCGCTACGGAGCCGCGGGCCCTGGCAAGGAGGGGAGCGTGCAGCACGCGACCTTTGCACTCGCCGGTGAGCAGTTCATGTGCATCGACAGTCCGGTGAAGCACGACTTCACCTTCACGCCCGCGGTCTCGCTCTTCGTCCAGTGTCAGGACGAAGCCGAGTTGGACCGCCTCTTCGCGGCCCTGGCCGAGCAAGGAGCCGTGCTCATGCCGCTGGGAGACTACGGCTTCAGCCCCAAGTTCGGCTGGGTCAACGACCGGTTCGGCGTCTCCTGGCAGCTGAACCTGCCCGCGTGAGCAGTCGTCTCGATCGGTCCCGATTCGTCAGCGGGCGATGGAGACGGCGAAGGGTGCGAACCCGCTGGAACGGATCACGTGCGGCACGAACAGGATCGCGGCCTCCGTGGCCCGCGCGGATTCGATGCCGCCGAGGTCGGTGATCCACTCAAAGCGCCAGCCGAGGTCCGCGAGCAGCCCGCGGACGACCTGCTTGGCCTGCGGGCTCTCGCCGGAGAGGAAGACGGTCGGCGGCTGGGCGAGCGCGGCGGGCGCCGTCATCACCGTGTAGAGCATGGTGTTGAGCGTCTTGACGACGTGTGTGCGGGGGAGTGTCTCCTGGAGTCGCTCCGCGAGGCTCGAGCCGGGATGGAGCAGTGCAGTCGGCAGCCCGTCCGGTCCGTCGACGGTGGCGTTGGAGACGTCCGCCAGGATCTTGTCGCGCAGTTCCTCGCGCAGCGCAGCGAGCCGCTCGAGCGAGCCGGCGCCCGGCGTGGCGTTGACCACGATCTGCGCTGTCCGGACGGCCTCCGCGGACGATTCCGGTGAGCGGCCCGGCACGGTCACTTCGTGTCCCGCCCGGGTCAGCGCCGCGGCCAGGCCGCCGCCGACGCGGCCGTTGCCGAGCACAGTGATCTTGCTCAATGTGATCCAGTCCTTCCGTTGTCCGGGGTGCCCATGGGGTGGCCATGGGGGGCGAGGGGGGGCGAGGGGGTCAGCGGCCGAGCGTGGCTACGGCGGCGGTGTGCATGGCGGGCGCAGCGGCCAGGAAGCTCTCGCTCTGCGGGGTCCAGGGACGGCCCTCCACGTCGGAGATGCGTCCCCCGGCCTCGGTGACGAGCAGCGCGCCGGGCAGCAGATCCGCGCGGGCTCCGGCGAACTGCCAGAACGCGTCGATCCGGCCGGCCGCCACATGCAGCAGATGCAGGGTGGCGGGCACGGCCGTGCGCACCACGAGCGCGTCCAGCAGCATCGCGGTGATCGACGCCCCGATGCGGCGCACGACCTCCTCGGGCTCGTCCGGCCTCGCCTGGCTCGTGGCCACGATGCTCAGGCCGAGGTCCGCAGTCGGGGAGACGCGCAGCGGACGGCCGTCGACACGGGCTCCTGCGCCGGCGAGCGCGGTGTACGTCTCCCCGGTCGACGGCAGGTGGACCGCGGTGAGCACCGGCAGGTTGTCGCGCACGAGGGTGGCGGTGACCGCCCACTCCGGCAGCGCGTGCAGATGGTTGACGTTGCCCTCGGCCGGATCGACGACCCACCACTCGCCCGGGGGCAGAGCGCCGCCCTCGAGTTCCTCCTCCACCCAGCGGGCGTTCGGGCGCAGCTGAGAGAGGCGGGGGCGCAGGATACCGAGAGCCAGGTCGTCGTTGACGGCCAGCGCGCGCATGAGCTCCTCGCGGGTCTCGTGGCGGACGACGTCGCCGAAGCGCTCGCGCAGTGCCGAGGCCGCGTCGCGTACGGCGTCCGCGGTCCGCGCCAGTATCTCGGCGTCATCGGCGGAAACGGCGGGTGTGGCGGGGACGGCGCGTGTGGCGGGGACGGCGGGTGTTGCGGGCATGACGGAACTCCCATCGGGACGGGGATGAGGTCGACCGGGCGGCAGTCCTGGTGTGGTGCGCCCGTACCTCGACGTTAGGATCCGCGGTCATTAACAGCAAGTGCATGTAAAACACGGATAACATGACTCCCATGCAACTGGATCTGAACCTGCTCGCCGCGCTCGACGCCCTTCTGGAAGAAGGCAGCGTGGCCGGCGCGGCCGAACGCCTGCACGTCACCGCCCCCGCGATGAGCCGGAGTCTCGGCCGGATCCGGCGCACGACGGGGGATCAGATCCTGGTGCGCACAGGGCGCACGATGACGCCGACGCCGTACGCCATAGCCGTCCGGGAGCAGGTCCACGACCTGCTGCAGCAGGTCCAGGGCGTGCTGGCGCCCAGTCGTGAACTCGACCTCGCGACGCTGGAACGCACCTTCACGCTGCGCTGGCACGACGCGCTCGTCGCCCACGCCGGCCCCGCCTTCCTGGCGGCCGTGCGCGAGCAGGCGCCGGGAGTACGGCTGCGCTTCCTGGCGGAGTCCAGCGTCGACACTCCCGAACTGCGCCGAGGCGAGGTCGACCTCGCCGCGAACGCCGCCCGCCCCACCGCACCCGAGATCCGCGCCGAACGAGTGGCCGAGACCATGCACGTCATCGCCGTGCGTCGGGACCACCCGCTCACACATGCCGAGACCGTCACCGCAGCGCACTACGCGGCGGCCGACCACATCGGCGTCTCACGCCGGGGAAGGCTCTCCAATGTCCTCGACGACACCCTCGCCGCTCTCGGTCTGACCCGACGCGTGGTGGCGACGGCGCCCACCGAAGGAGCCGCGTTCACCTTCGTGCAGAACTCCGACCTGCTGGTCACCGTCCCGGAGTCCACCGCGCGCCCGGCAGCCGCACAGCTCGGTCTGACCCTGCTCCCGCTGCCCCTCGACCTGCCGCCGGCCTCGGTCTACTTGTCATGGCACCAGCGCTACGACACCGACCCCGCACACCGGTGGCTGCGCGACCTGGCGCGTACCGCCCTGGCCGAGCCGCCGGCCGGCCGGGCGGCACCCTGACGACAACGGCCTGCGAGCCTGGCCCGGTCCGCCGACACCCCGTCCGGGACCGACACACTGCTGGTGAGCGCATATGCCCGTCCCGGTCGAGGTCCGTCTTTACAACGGATCTCGCCCGGAGCGGGAATGAGGCGAAGCTGAGCGCCGCCATGTAGGAGGTGGCGGTGTTGTCGTATCCGGTGGTGATGCCACGGAAGCCCTCGAGCTGGTCGCAGCGGCGTACGACGACGTCGCGTCGGTGCGCGCGCCGCGCCGCGCCTCGACCGCAACCGTGAACCGCACCCGTTGACCCGCCGACCGCCACCAGCCGGTGCACGGTCGCCGCGGCCGCGGAGGCGCTGGGGGGAACCGGGTTGCTGCGGGCTCGTCGCTCGGCGGCCGCTAAGTTTTTCGTGGAATTCCCTGTCGAGGATGTCGAAAACGCCGAGCGTGCTTCTACCTACCTGTGACGGCCCCCGTCCGGGGCGGCCACGACGATCGAGGAGCAGAACCATGAAGTACATGCTGCTGATGCAGTTCAGCGAGAAGAATGTCGACTTCCCCAAGCTCGACGAGTGGAAGCCCGAGGAGATCCAGGCCCACATCCAGTTCATGAAGGAGACCAACGCCGGCCTCACCGACGCCGGCGAACTGGTCGACGCCCAGGGCCTGGCCATGCCGGAGACCGCCCGGATCGTGCGCTCCCACAGCGGCGGCGCGCCGGTCGTCACCGAGGGCCCCTTCCCGGAGTCCAAGGAGTGGGTGGCCGGCTGGTGGATCGTGGACTGCGACACCGAGCAGCGGGCCATCGAGATCGCCGCCGCCGTCTCCGCCGCCCCCGGCCCGGGTGGACGGCCGCTCAACATGCCGATCGAGGTACGCCAGATCATGGCGATCCCGCCCACGGAGCTGTGAACATCTCCGTATGACGGCTTTCGAACCAACCGTCGACGACCTGCTGCGCACGCTGGCGCCGCAGGTCGTCGGCGTGCTCACCCGCCGCTACGGGGATTTCACCGCCGCCGAGGACGCCGTCCAGGAGGCCCTGCTGGACGCCGCCAGGCAGTGGCCGGCCGAGGGCGTGCCGCGCAACCCGCGCGGCTGGCTGATTCAGGTCGCCACACGCCGGATGACCGAGCAGGTCCGCAGCGAGCAGGCACGCCGCCGACGCGAGGAACTGGTGGCCGGTCAGGTCCCGGCCGACCGGCGGTCCGCACCCGGGGCCGACGCCGGGACCGAGGGCGCGCACGACGACACCCTCGCGCTGCTGTTCCTGTGCTGCCACCCTGTGCTGTCGCCGGCCTCGAAGATCGCACTCACACTCCGCTCGGTCGGCGGGTTGACCACGGGTGAGATCGCCGCGGCGTTCCTGGTCCCCGAGGCCACCATGGGCCAGCGGATCAGCCGGGCCAAGCATCGGATCAAGGACTCCGGGGTGCCGTTCCGGATGCCGGACGGTGCCGAGTGGCCGGCTCGCCTGGACGCGGTGCTGCACGTTCTCTACCTGATCTTCAACGAGGGGTACGCCAGCAGCACCGGCGCCGCGTTGCGGCGCGTCGAACTCTCCCGGGAGGCGATCCGCCTCACCAGGGCCGTCCACACGCTGCTGCCGGACAGCGCCGAGGTGGCCGGCCTGCTCGCGCTGATGTTGCTCACCGAGGCGCGCGGGCCCGCCCGTACCGGCCCGGACGGCGAACTCGTCCCGCTCGCCGAGCAGGACCGCGGCCGATGGGACACCGCCGCGATCGCCGAGGGCGTCTCGCTGATCACCGCCGCCCTGCCGCGCGGTCCGGTCGGCCCGTACCAGGTGCAGGCGGCGATCGCGGCCGTCCATGACGAGGCGCCCACCGCCGCCGAGACCGACTGGCCGCAGATCCTCGCCCTGTACGGGGTGCTCGCCCGCATCTCCGACAACCCGCTGATCATCCTGAACCGGGCGGTCGCCATCGCCATGGTGGACGGCCCGGCCACCGGCCTTGCCCTGCTCGCCGACCCGCCCCCCGCGCTCACCGGCCACCACCGGCTGTACGCGGTCCGCGCCCATCTGCACGAACTCGCCGGGGACCAGGAGGCCGCCGTCGCCGACTACCGCACCGCCGCCCGTCGCACCGCCAGCCTCCTGGAGCGGCACCACCTCAGCCTGTGCGCCGCCCGACTGGCCGCGCAGACGGGAAAGTGAGCCACCGGTCGACCTCGGTGGGACCACACAGTCGCTGACGTCCGCGGACCAGGGCACCTGCGATCGCAAGCGACTCGGCCCGGGTCACTGCAGGTGGTCGATGCCGCCACGCACGCCGTCCGGAAGGTGGTGGCGAAGCAGGTGGTCCGGTGCGTAGGAGCGGTCGTGCACGAGGTGATCAGTGAGGAAATCGCGCTCCGCCGCCGAGAGTTCGAAATCGCGGCTCAACGCGACCCGAAGTCCGCAAAGCCGGCAGGGGGACTGCCAGGCAATACCTGCCAGTGAAAAGGCGGCGGGAACAGCCGGCCAGGCGGGTCGTCGAAGGCGACGGCGATGCCGTCGAGGTGGAGAAGAAGGAGACCCGCCCGCGGGTATCGCCCCCACCCGCGATTGACTGTGCATGGTGTGCCTTGAGGGGCCGGGGCTAGGCTCGTGGGTGATCACGGTTACCGACGAGGGGGTTTCGAGGTATGAGCGGGAGAGTGACGGCGGTCAGCAGC contains these protein-coding regions:
- a CDS encoding VOC family protein, which translates into the protein MEIVSSRKITTFLMFEGNAEDAMTFYISLFDDAEVVSISRYGAAGPGKEGSVQHATFALAGEQFMCIDSPVKHDFTFTPAVSLFVQCQDEAELDRLFAALAEQGAVLMPLGDYGFSPKFGWVNDRFGVSWQLNLPA
- a CDS encoding NADPH-dependent F420 reductase translates to MSKITVLGNGRVGGGLAAALTRAGHEVTVPGRSPESSAEAVRTAQIVVNATPGAGSLERLAALREELRDKILADVSNATVDGPDGLPTALLHPGSSLAERLQETLPRTHVVKTLNTMLYTVMTAPAALAQPPTVFLSGESPQAKQVVRGLLADLGWRFEWITDLGGIESARATEAAILFVPHVIRSSGFAPFAVSIAR
- a CDS encoding inositol monophosphatase family protein, which encodes MPATPAVPATRAVPATPAVSADDAEILARTADAVRDAASALRERFGDVVRHETREELMRALAVNDDLALGILRPRLSQLRPNARWVEEELEGGALPPGEWWVVDPAEGNVNHLHALPEWAVTATLVRDNLPVLTAVHLPSTGETYTALAGAGARVDGRPLRVSPTADLGLSIVATSQARPDEPEEVVRRIGASITAMLLDALVVRTAVPATLHLLHVAAGRIDAFWQFAGARADLLPGALLVTEAGGRISDVEGRPWTPQSESFLAAAPAMHTAAVATLGR
- a CDS encoding LysR family transcriptional regulator — its product is MQLDLNLLAALDALLEEGSVAGAAERLHVTAPAMSRSLGRIRRTTGDQILVRTGRTMTPTPYAIAVREQVHDLLQQVQGVLAPSRELDLATLERTFTLRWHDALVAHAGPAFLAAVREQAPGVRLRFLAESSVDTPELRRGEVDLAANAARPTAPEIRAERVAETMHVIAVRRDHPLTHAETVTAAHYAAADHIGVSRRGRLSNVLDDTLAALGLTRRVVATAPTEGAAFTFVQNSDLLVTVPESTARPAAAQLGLTLLPLPLDLPPASVYLSWHQRYDTDPAHRWLRDLARTALAEPPAGRAAP
- a CDS encoding YciI family protein, which produces MKYMLLMQFSEKNVDFPKLDEWKPEEIQAHIQFMKETNAGLTDAGELVDAQGLAMPETARIVRSHSGGAPVVTEGPFPESKEWVAGWWIVDCDTEQRAIEIAAAVSAAPGPGGRPLNMPIEVRQIMAIPPTEL
- a CDS encoding RNA polymerase sigma factor; the protein is MTAFEPTVDDLLRTLAPQVVGVLTRRYGDFTAAEDAVQEALLDAARQWPAEGVPRNPRGWLIQVATRRMTEQVRSEQARRRREELVAGQVPADRRSAPGADAGTEGAHDDTLALLFLCCHPVLSPASKIALTLRSVGGLTTGEIAAAFLVPEATMGQRISRAKHRIKDSGVPFRMPDGAEWPARLDAVLHVLYLIFNEGYASSTGAALRRVELSREAIRLTRAVHTLLPDSAEVAGLLALMLLTEARGPARTGPDGELVPLAEQDRGRWDTAAIAEGVSLITAALPRGPVGPYQVQAAIAAVHDEAPTAAETDWPQILALYGVLARISDNPLIILNRAVAIAMVDGPATGLALLADPPPALTGHHRLYAVRAHLHELAGDQEAAVADYRTAARRTASLLERHHLSLCAARLAAQTGK